A genome region from Candidatus Hydrogenedentota bacterium includes the following:
- a CDS encoding phosphotransferase, protein MTFTPAYDNTVFEARTEHGMHMLVRREGASAIVRALAGGHGAPEPGGRGAVARFPWLPGRDGLVRRCRRGGIMRLMGGNYLLENRPLREFQAHCGAVGRGLSAPLPLGVAWTRLGPAWRGALATEALVAPDLLAWLRAPENTDPGVRATLLRRCGALVREMHEAGVWHADLQVKNLLAADPGPVLIDFDRARVGGKPGNLARARNLLRFRRSLERHGLDGGLFAAFLDGYGPVTLPGWMDAAYRLRGAGRRGNVA, encoded by the coding sequence ATGACATTTACCCCGGCTTATGACAACACGGTATTTGAGGCGCGCACGGAGCACGGCATGCACATGCTGGTGCGCCGCGAGGGCGCGTCCGCCATCGTCCGCGCACTGGCCGGGGGGCATGGCGCGCCCGAGCCGGGAGGGCGCGGCGCGGTGGCGCGTTTTCCGTGGTTGCCGGGCCGCGACGGGCTGGTGCGGCGGTGCCGAAGGGGCGGAATTATGCGTTTAATGGGGGGGAACTATCTGCTGGAGAACCGGCCCCTGCGCGAGTTTCAGGCGCACTGCGGCGCGGTGGGGCGCGGCCTGTCCGCGCCGCTGCCCCTGGGGGTGGCATGGACGCGTCTTGGTCCGGCCTGGCGCGGGGCGCTGGCCACGGAGGCGCTGGTCGCGCCGGACCTGCTGGCGTGGCTGCGCGCGCCTGAAAACACCGACCCCGGTGTCCGCGCCACGCTCCTGCGCCGCTGCGGGGCGCTGGTCCGGGAAATGCACGAGGCCGGCGTGTGGCACGCGGACCTGCAGGTTAAAAATCTGCTGGCCGCCGACCCAGGTCCCGTGTTGATTGACTTTGACCGGGCGCGGGTGGGCGGCAAACCGGGCAATTTGGCCCGCGCAAGGAATCTGCTCCGGTTCAGGCGCTCCCTGGAAAGGCACGGTCTGGACGGCGGGCTTTTCGCCGCCTTTCTCGATGGATACGGTCCGGTGACCCTTCCAGGCTGGATGGATGCCGCGTACCGTTTGCGCGGCGCGGGACGAAGGGGGAATGTGGCGTGA
- a CDS encoding PilZ domain-containing protein, protein MMGMVPEAVDANAKESDMHSDIGDKRHYPRARRGVKVLHGDAAGTALLNHVDDISAAGVLCHTVQPVPLMTKIGMALELPKPCGRRIDAEGVVVRCEPDELGDDHFHVAILFTKISPEDALAIEEFVDNDMTCPEAEAEV, encoded by the coding sequence ATGATGGGAATGGTTCCGGAGGCGGTGGACGCGAACGCGAAGGAGTCAGACATGCACAGCGACATCGGCGACAAAAGGCATTATCCGCGGGCGCGCCGGGGGGTGAAAGTCCTCCACGGCGACGCCGCCGGAACGGCCCTTCTCAACCATGTGGACGACATCAGCGCCGCGGGGGTCCTGTGCCACACCGTGCAGCCCGTGCCGCTGATGACCAAAATCGGCATGGCCCTCGAACTGCCCAAGCCCTGCGGACGCCGGATTGACGCGGAGGGGGTCGTGGTGCGCTGCGAGCCGGACGAGCTGGGCGACGACCATTTTCATGTCGCCATTCTCTTTACCAAAATCAGCCCCGAGGACGCCCTGGCCATTGAGGAGTTTGTGGACAACGACATGACCTGTCCGGAGGCCGAGGCGGAAGTGTAG
- a CDS encoding O-antigen ligase family protein: MTGSGLSPERLLRAAAGLWAAGLVLALSPMTLDPAGPPKMLATGAFAALAALAWAWNGRGRQSAGPGFTALVWAWFAWQAVCALASDFPANSLFALREPLAWALVATGAALCVRWPAHFWRWAAALLAALCLSSLYGIAQRFGWDPFPWGMRNVAEYRLSPATFANPNVAGHALALGLVIAGALCARSALTLPAAALLFAHLWLTGMRGGMLAVAAAGVMALAFWDAGRIGRFHGRRVAGALAIFVLIGAMGAGVVAARTHARQGLWLPGDGSMVLRYNGWHGAARMLAENPATGVGPGNYALENAAYWTDFERRWFALRGMKNGHAHNELLEAAAEAGLPGLALFLALLAWPLAAGLAFADRGPTREHRKMGLTAALVAVAAGVDGLFGFNLHTPAAAGIFFFVGGALDGIMREAARDAVEVPSSGHGGWRRTARLAVAFPVAAVVLWAGVLQYRAESRLLWTQGLLEWLNTPGAPRHPADPELLGARRQLEASSAAFPWEARFPDALGRLLLATGDHAGAAAAFETAFTRAPHDPVVLSLLGRALAGEAEQWHAAKRSGAGQVLKRALSAARRAERLCPMLAAPQEALWRVAALQAEMAETADPPQRPWNELAWTSSRKALQYGAAPAMEHHKTRARAALALKMPKDAVQAVEQGLNMDPSDMALWELLERALPEPETNPVVFAMARNAYVRLKPAATRFPDALVAAAGVMVRSCGKAPYPSPADRIVREVFRLLPDHPGARNLAVTAGFNLEEETILEETAP, from the coding sequence ATGACCGGTTCGGGCCTTTCTCCGGAACGTCTGCTGCGCGCGGCCGCGGGCCTGTGGGCGGCGGGCCTGGTGCTGGCCCTGTCCCCCATGACCCTGGACCCGGCGGGTCCCCCGAAAATGCTGGCCACCGGGGCCTTTGCCGCGCTTGCCGCCCTGGCCTGGGCCTGGAACGGACGCGGCAGACAAAGTGCCGGGCCCGGTTTCACCGCGCTGGTCTGGGCATGGTTCGCCTGGCAGGCGGTCTGCGCCCTTGCCTCGGATTTTCCCGCCAACAGCCTTTTTGCCCTGCGTGAGCCCCTGGCCTGGGCGCTGGTGGCGACCGGTGCCGCCCTCTGCGTGCGGTGGCCCGCGCATTTCTGGCGGTGGGCGGCGGCGCTGCTGGCGGCCCTGTGCCTGTCCAGCCTCTACGGGATTGCCCAGCGGTTCGGCTGGGACCCCTTCCCCTGGGGCATGCGGAACGTGGCGGAGTACCGCCTGTCCCCGGCCACCTTTGCAAACCCCAATGTGGCCGGGCATGCCCTGGCGCTGGGACTGGTCATCGCGGGGGCGCTCTGCGCCCGCTCGGCGCTCACCCTTCCGGCGGCGGCGCTGCTCTTCGCCCATCTCTGGTTGACCGGCATGCGCGGCGGAATGCTGGCCGTGGCGGCGGCGGGGGTGATGGCCCTGGCCTTCTGGGACGCCGGCCGCATCGGACGGTTTCATGGCCGCAGGGTGGCCGGGGCGCTGGCCATTTTTGTCCTCATCGGGGCCATGGGCGCCGGCGTGGTGGCGGCCCGCACCCATGCGCGGCAGGGACTGTGGCTGCCCGGCGACGGCTCGATGGTGCTGCGGTACAACGGCTGGCACGGCGCCGCGCGGATGCTGGCGGAGAACCCGGCCACCGGGGTGGGGCCGGGCAATTATGCCCTGGAGAACGCGGCCTATTGGACGGACTTTGAACGGCGGTGGTTCGCGCTGCGGGGCATGAAAAACGGGCATGCCCACAATGAACTCCTGGAGGCCGCCGCCGAGGCCGGACTGCCCGGTCTGGCGCTTTTTCTCGCCCTGCTGGCATGGCCACTGGCCGCCGGACTGGCCTTTGCGGACCGGGGGCCGACACGGGAACACCGAAAGATGGGCCTCACCGCGGCGCTGGTGGCTGTGGCGGCGGGGGTGGACGGGCTTTTCGGGTTCAACCTGCACACGCCCGCCGCGGCGGGTATTTTCTTCTTTGTCGGCGGCGCGCTGGACGGCATTATGCGCGAGGCGGCGCGGGACGCCGTGGAGGTCCCCTCTTCCGGGCATGGTGGATGGCGCCGCACCGCCCGTTTGGCCGTGGCATTTCCCGTCGCGGCGGTGGTGCTTTGGGCTGGAGTGCTCCAATACCGGGCCGAATCACGGCTCCTCTGGACCCAGGGCCTTCTCGAATGGCTCAACACACCCGGCGCGCCGCGCCACCCGGCGGACCCCGAATTGCTGGGGGCGCGCCGCCAGTTGGAGGCGTCATCCGCGGCGTTTCCCTGGGAGGCGCGCTTTCCGGACGCATTGGGGCGGTTACTGCTGGCCACGGGGGACCATGCCGGGGCGGCGGCCGCCTTCGAAACCGCATTCACCCGCGCGCCCCATGATCCGGTGGTTTTGTCGCTGCTGGGGCGGGCACTGGCCGGAGAGGCGGAGCAATGGCACGCCGCGAAACGGTCCGGGGCGGGACAGGTGCTGAAACGGGCGCTGTCCGCCGCGCGCCGCGCGGAACGACTCTGCCCCATGCTGGCCGCGCCGCAGGAGGCGCTCTGGCGCGTGGCGGCACTACAGGCGGAAATGGCGGAAACCGCGGACCCGCCACAACGCCCGTGGAATGAACTGGCATGGACCTCCTCGCGCAAGGCCCTCCAGTATGGGGCCGCGCCGGCCATGGAGCACCACAAGACCCGCGCGCGGGCCGCCCTGGCCCTGAAAATGCCAAAAGACGCTGTGCAGGCCGTGGAACAGGGTTTGAATATGGACCCCTCGGACATGGCGCTTTGGGAACTCCTGGAACGCGCTTTGCCCGAACCGGAGACCAATCCCGTTGTTTTTGCCATGGCCCGCAACGCCTATGTCCGTCTCAAGCCCGCCGCGACGCGCTTTCCGGACGCACTGGTCGCGGCGGCGGGAGTGATGGTGCGCTCCTGCGGCAAAGCGCCCTATCCGTCCCCGGCGGACAGGATAGTCCGCGAGGTGTTCCGCCTTCTTCCAGACCATCCCGGCGCGCGCAACCTTGCCGTGACTGCCGGGTTCAATCTGGAAGAGGAAACCATTCTGGAAGAGACCGCGCCATGA
- the ric gene encoding iron-sulfur cluster repair di-iron protein, translating into MIEYISKTVGELVAERPGRSRVFEAHKIDFCCGGKRMLEEACAKSGTPLEEILAGLAAQDAKAAEDADDVGGLPLPKLIDHIVATHHAYLREELPRLEGMAGKVAKVHGDMEPRLHEVRDVFNGLAAELAAHLGKEEAILFPMVKRLAAGELPAGQAAFLDGPVGVMEAEHNSAGMALERLRILTDGHTPPEWACNTYRAFFSGLNDLERDLHRHIHKENNILFPRALALAAHPVPVMS; encoded by the coding sequence ATGATAGAGTACATCAGCAAAACGGTGGGGGAACTGGTCGCGGAGCGTCCGGGCCGCTCCCGGGTGTTCGAGGCGCACAAGATTGATTTCTGCTGCGGCGGCAAACGGATGCTGGAGGAGGCATGCGCCAAGAGCGGGACGCCCCTGGAGGAGATTCTCGCCGGGCTCGCCGCCCAGGATGCCAAAGCGGCGGAGGACGCGGATGACGTGGGCGGCCTGCCCCTGCCGAAACTTATTGATCACATCGTTGCCACCCACCATGCCTATCTCCGGGAGGAGTTGCCGCGGCTTGAAGGTATGGCCGGAAAGGTGGCCAAGGTTCATGGCGACATGGAGCCCCGGCTTCACGAGGTGCGGGATGTTTTTAACGGTCTGGCGGCTGAGTTGGCCGCACATCTTGGCAAAGAGGAGGCCATTCTCTTCCCCATGGTGAAAAGGCTTGCGGCTGGTGAACTGCCCGCCGGGCAAGCCGCGTTTCTTGACGGGCCGGTGGGTGTCATGGAGGCCGAGCACAACAGCGCGGGCATGGCCCTTGAGCGGCTGCGGATTCTCACCGACGGGCACACCCCCCCGGAATGGGCCTGCAACACTTACCGCGCGTTTTTCAGCGGACTGAATGACCTGGAGCGGGACCTGCACCGGCACATCCACAAGGAGAACAACATCCTCTTTCCCCGCGCGCTGGCCCTGGCCGCGCATCCGGTTCCGGTGATGTCTTGA
- a CDS encoding Rrf2 family transcriptional regulator, whose translation MISKTAKHALRACIILAQTPEDECRGAASIAGEIDAPANYLGKLLKTLAERGVLDSQKGAGGGFHLAKPAEKTLLIDIVDPFDKVSAWKGCLLGNGACSPKNPCAMHNRAAAVRDAYLDMMQKATLAEVAGKGGPAV comes from the coding sequence GTGATTTCAAAGACCGCCAAGCACGCGCTGCGCGCCTGTATCATTCTCGCGCAAACCCCGGAAGATGAATGCCGGGGCGCCGCAAGTATCGCCGGGGAGATTGACGCGCCGGCCAACTACCTCGGAAAGCTGCTCAAGACACTGGCGGAGCGTGGTGTGCTTGACAGCCAAAAAGGCGCGGGCGGGGGGTTTCATCTGGCGAAACCCGCAGAGAAAACGCTCCTCATTGACATAGTGGACCCTTTTGACAAAGTGAGCGCCTGGAAGGGTTGCCTGCTTGGCAACGGCGCGTGTTCTCCGAAAAATCCCTGCGCGATGCACAACCGCGCAGCAGCGGTGCGTGACGCCTATCTTGACATGATGCAAAAGGCGACGCTTGCGGAGGTTGCGGGAAAAGGCGGTCCGGCGGTGTGA
- a CDS encoding RNA-binding protein, which yields MNIFVGNLSFNTNEDNLRAAFEAYGQVSSARIITDRETGRSRGFAFVEMPSSSEAQAAISGLDGRDMDGRNLKVNEAKPKEEGGRGGGGGGYRGGGGGGGYRGGGSRY from the coding sequence ATGAACATCTTCGTGGGAAACCTTTCCTTCAACACAAATGAAGACAACCTTCGCGCTGCCTTCGAGGCTTACGGACAGGTTTCGTCCGCCCGCATCATCACCGACCGTGAGACGGGCCGTTCGCGCGGTTTCGCCTTCGTCGAGATGCCGAGTTCCTCCGAAGCCCAGGCCGCGATCTCCGGTCTTGACGGCCGCGACATGGACGGCCGCAACCTGAAGGTCAACGAAGCCAAGCCGAAGGAAGAGGGCGGTCGTGGCGGCGGCGGCGGCGGTTACCGTGGCGGCGGCGGCGGCGGTGGCTACCGTGGCGGCGGTTCGCGCTACTAA
- a CDS encoding homoserine dehydrogenase produces the protein MQVGVGVIGAGTVGGGVIDILLDNTGVIEDKTGAQVTLKHVAELRGELLKDFDLGGIRVSPDAADLIADPEVNVVCELIGGVGAARTLILQALNAGKHVVTANKMLLAMHGPELNEAASRNGVELRYEAAVAGAVPIIKAIRESLAANHIHAVYGILNGTCNYILSRMTYEGKEFDDVLKQAQALGFAETPPDLDIEGHDTAHKCQILASLCHSTKVPLDGLYVEGITKITHLDVAYAREMGCLIKLLAVVRKVEGEIEARVHPTLVPETHLLASVRNEFNAIYVESDCADATLYYGRGAGRRPTASAVVGDIVDIARRGGGAVPPPFRYTHDISLRDIGLLRGRYYLRLTTQDHPGVLGKVCSILGGHGVSIASCIQKDTEGENQPVHVVMMTHESVESSVMAALAEIDRLEFIAAPTQLIRAL, from the coding sequence ATGCAAGTGGGCGTGGGCGTTATCGGCGCGGGAACCGTGGGCGGCGGCGTGATTGACATCCTGCTGGACAACACGGGGGTCATCGAGGACAAGACCGGCGCGCAGGTCACCCTGAAACATGTGGCCGAACTGCGCGGAGAGCTCCTCAAGGACTTTGATTTGGGCGGCATCCGGGTCAGCCCGGACGCGGCGGACCTGATCGCCGACCCGGAAGTCAACGTGGTCTGCGAGCTTATCGGCGGCGTGGGCGCGGCGCGCACCCTCATCCTCCAGGCGCTCAACGCCGGGAAGCATGTGGTCACGGCGAACAAGATGCTGCTGGCCATGCACGGCCCCGAGCTCAACGAGGCCGCCTCGCGCAATGGTGTCGAGCTGCGGTACGAGGCGGCGGTGGCGGGCGCGGTGCCGATCATCAAGGCCATCCGCGAAAGTCTGGCGGCCAACCACATTCACGCGGTGTACGGCATTCTGAACGGCACCTGCAACTACATCCTCAGCCGCATGACCTACGAGGGGAAGGAATTTGACGACGTGCTGAAACAGGCCCAGGCCCTCGGCTTCGCCGAGACCCCGCCGGACCTGGACATCGAGGGGCACGACACGGCCCACAAGTGCCAGATTCTCGCCTCGCTCTGCCACAGCACCAAAGTCCCCCTGGACGGCCTTTATGTCGAGGGCATCACGAAAATCACCCATCTGGACGTGGCCTACGCCCGCGAGATGGGCTGCCTCATCAAGCTGCTCGCCGTGGTCCGCAAGGTCGAGGGCGAAATCGAGGCGCGGGTCCACCCGACCCTGGTGCCTGAAACACACCTGCTGGCGTCCGTCCGCAACGAGTTCAACGCCATTTATGTCGAGAGCGACTGCGCCGACGCCACCTTGTACTACGGGCGCGGCGCGGGCCGCAGGCCCACCGCCAGCGCCGTGGTCGGCGACATCGTGGACATCGCCCGGCGGGGCGGCGGCGCCGTGCCGCCGCCATTCCGGTACACCCACGACATCAGCCTGCGCGACATCGGCCTGCTCCGGGGGCGTTACTACCTGCGCCTCACCACGCAGGATCATCCCGGCGTGCTTGGGAAGGTCTGCTCCATCCTCGGCGGGCACGGCGTGAGCATCGCCTCGTGCATCCAAAAAGACACGGAGGGCGAGAACCAGCCGGTGCATGTGGTGATGATGACCCACGAGAGTGTCGAGTCCAGCGTCATGGCGGCGCTCGCCGAGATAGACCGGCTGGAGTTCATCGCCGCGCCGACACAGCTAATCCGCGCCCTCTGA
- a CDS encoding DUF2062 domain-containing protein: protein MLMTETVDRKEARRGRVEKFLRMLLRQRHTPEEIASGFALGLFLAFAAPPGIQMLPAAAIAATMRWSVPAAVAAVFVSNPVTMPFIYPLAAWLGSLVTGIPIRGRIPLTDEGFWMQATNLLLHGRIITLVLVGCVIIGSVAAFAGYFAMRSLARLYARRVHLELLLEKARKKGGGPPGSEGAD, encoded by the coding sequence GTGCTTATGACCGAAACGGTGGACAGGAAGGAGGCGCGGCGGGGGCGTGTGGAGAAGTTTCTCCGCATGCTGCTGCGGCAGCGGCACACACCCGAGGAGATCGCCTCGGGATTCGCCCTGGGGCTCTTCCTCGCCTTCGCGGCGCCGCCGGGCATCCAGATGCTGCCCGCCGCGGCCATTGCGGCCACCATGCGCTGGAGCGTGCCCGCCGCCGTGGCGGCGGTGTTCGTCTCGAACCCCGTGACCATGCCCTTCATTTACCCGCTGGCCGCGTGGCTCGGCTCGCTGGTGACGGGCATACCCATCCGCGGCCGCATTCCGCTCACCGACGAGGGGTTCTGGATGCAGGCGACCAACCTGCTCCTCCATGGGCGTATTATCACCCTTGTACTGGTGGGCTGCGTGATTATCGGCTCAGTCGCCGCCTTTGCGGGGTACTTTGCCATGCGTTCCCTTGCCAGGCTTTACGCGCGCCGGGTCCACCTCGAACTGCTCCTGGAAAAGGCGCGGAAAAAAGGCGGCGGGCCGCCGGGTTCAGAGGGCGCGGATTAG
- a CDS encoding discoidin domain-containing protein — translation MMELPGDITGKRLGRIGLFFAMVLLLGAFPAFGADFVVRPDQPNTVSFKPQKARFVRFSVVAADGGAQPCIDELEVFEAKGKKGNLAVRPGAKASASSLLEGYPAHKIGHLNDGQYGNGQSWIAAGTANEWAQIELSAPAEVGKVVFSRDRQGQFRDRTPIQFEVLLSMDGKNWTTARSVSGRAAGAPGGAGVPGPPAQPAFYPPADHDAQLRFAVLGEEHAWLKTFGRADINPALVPYNGRVKEYPRHAGDDRLPLPTLAAAPHLDADLSDPSWRDASRGVARVAWPYDFDSGPLVTHAVTTARFGDDLYFLVEADRLLCGHVAALSCAGSAEAALVLRTELGLVFNTYPPGGEAESRPLDGHVNPGGTRFAFRIPLAWLPDCAADGIRVGLGIGGKHTAKLGRPVEFFPAQFGVAEVPGGVGDAFLVRLVAGPEGAVVTGNAPELATGLKLAPGEVRELALAPEAGLIGPEFNLEINNPNGDPWKLHLFQYRPLDRVLSQTWGLLNRLAAKGLDVSAERAAVDQIPRGDTSREAFLRARLAQRALFLRDPELAFLTDILLAKRHPFKPSHNYSVILDAPWNPGGGIYTLHIPWTPQGLDPRGAATTRLFDAGTGIARTPMADFGLNRVYFSHRPAEDGYYSIHSMAPDGSDLRRLTDGPFHDYWPCPLPDGGLAFISTRCRARFLCWRPQAAVMFRMNADGGDIRPLSYANLTEWAPSVMRDGRIIWTRSEYLDKGADFGHTLWAIHPDGTQPELVFGNTIIQPNGYANGREVPGTNEVCCTLISHFGDLNGPVALVNIDQGRFNPEAITSLTPEVPWPGMWPDEECFRDPVPVARDLFLVSHAPRDRFCVYVLDRFGNREILYADPDISCMTPTLFRKQETPPVIASSLPEDAPPFGEFVLTDVGRGLEPAVPAERVKWLAVSQEVPSELEQLPDGSYRRDHEPFMNWYASPVDLVNGPYGWPTYVAKAPLGIVPVSPDGSVRFKAPAGKVLYFHVLDENFNELQRMRSVVQLQPGETRSCVGCHESRHSTPVRQDRPLARQALDLEVAPWAGEPFSYERVVQPVLDAKCVLCHDQYHEKGLDFRGVLDRDRVPASYRTLITKGLVSYCDFGWNSGGCEKIEPLSVGTLKSRLWEVLDGGHHDVRLTTDQMRRIKTWIDLNCPLWPDYMDRRERPARPVGGQTE, via the coding sequence ATGATGGAATTACCGGGCGACATTACGGGGAAACGACTGGGCCGTATTGGGCTTTTCTTCGCCATGGTGCTGCTTTTGGGCGCGTTTCCCGCCTTCGGCGCGGACTTTGTGGTCCGGCCCGACCAGCCCAACACGGTTTCATTCAAACCCCAGAAAGCCCGTTTTGTGCGGTTCAGCGTGGTGGCCGCCGACGGGGGCGCGCAGCCGTGCATAGACGAGCTGGAAGTCTTTGAGGCAAAAGGGAAAAAGGGAAATCTTGCCGTCAGGCCCGGCGCGAAAGCCTCGGCCTCATCCCTGTTGGAAGGGTACCCCGCGCACAAAATCGGACATCTGAACGACGGCCAGTACGGCAATGGACAAAGTTGGATTGCCGCCGGGACCGCCAACGAATGGGCTCAGATAGAACTGTCCGCGCCCGCGGAGGTGGGCAAAGTTGTTTTCTCGCGCGACCGTCAGGGCCAGTTCCGTGACCGGACCCCCATACAGTTTGAAGTGCTGCTTTCGATGGACGGGAAAAACTGGACCACGGCCCGAAGCGTCTCCGGCAGGGCCGCAGGCGCGCCCGGCGGCGCGGGGGTTCCCGGCCCGCCGGCACAGCCCGCATTTTATCCCCCGGCGGACCATGACGCGCAGCTCCGTTTCGCGGTTCTGGGCGAGGAGCACGCCTGGCTGAAAACCTTCGGGCGCGCGGACATCAATCCGGCACTGGTTCCCTATAACGGACGGGTGAAGGAGTACCCCCGCCATGCGGGGGACGACCGGCTGCCCCTGCCCACCCTTGCCGCCGCGCCGCATCTGGATGCGGACCTGTCGGACCCTTCCTGGCGGGATGCGTCGCGGGGTGTCGCGCGTGTGGCCTGGCCCTACGACTTCGATTCCGGGCCACTGGTCACCCATGCGGTGACCACTGCCCGTTTTGGGGACGACCTTTATTTCTTGGTGGAGGCGGACCGGCTGCTTTGTGGGCATGTGGCAGCGCTGTCCTGCGCCGGGTCCGCAGAGGCCGCCCTGGTGCTCCGCACGGAATTGGGTCTGGTGTTCAACACCTATCCGCCCGGCGGGGAGGCGGAAAGCCGCCCGCTTGACGGGCATGTCAATCCCGGCGGCACGCGCTTCGCATTCCGGATACCTCTCGCATGGTTGCCGGACTGCGCGGCGGACGGGATTCGCGTTGGTCTTGGCATTGGCGGCAAACACACCGCGAAACTTGGCCGCCCGGTGGAGTTTTTTCCCGCCCAGTTTGGTGTGGCCGAGGTCCCCGGCGGTGTCGGGGATGCATTCCTGGTCCGCCTGGTCGCCGGTCCGGAGGGCGCGGTGGTGACGGGCAACGCCCCGGAACTGGCCACAGGCCTGAAACTCGCCCCCGGCGAAGTCCGCGAACTTGCGCTTGCGCCGGAGGCGGGTCTCATAGGGCCGGAATTCAACCTTGAAATTAACAATCCCAACGGGGACCCCTGGAAGCTGCACCTGTTCCAGTACCGGCCACTGGACCGGGTACTTTCACAGACATGGGGACTGTTGAACCGTCTTGCGGCAAAAGGGCTGGATGTGTCCGCCGAGCGCGCCGCCGTGGACCAGATTCCGCGCGGGGACACCTCCCGCGAGGCCTTTCTCCGGGCGCGCCTCGCGCAGCGCGCCTTGTTTCTCCGCGACCCTGAGCTTGCATTCCTCACGGACATCCTGCTTGCCAAGCGCCACCCGTTCAAGCCCTCGCACAACTACAGTGTGATTCTCGACGCGCCGTGGAATCCCGGCGGCGGAATTTACACACTCCATATCCCGTGGACGCCGCAGGGACTTGACCCGCGCGGCGCCGCCACCACCCGGCTCTTTGACGCGGGGACGGGCATCGCCCGCACGCCCATGGCCGATTTCGGGCTGAACCGTGTGTATTTCTCCCACCGCCCGGCGGAGGACGGTTACTACAGCATTCACAGCATGGCCCCCGACGGGTCGGACCTGAGGCGCCTCACGGACGGGCCTTTCCATGACTACTGGCCCTGCCCTCTCCCGGACGGCGGCCTCGCCTTCATCTCCACCCGCTGCCGCGCGCGGTTCCTGTGCTGGCGGCCCCAGGCGGCTGTCATGTTCCGCATGAACGCCGACGGCGGCGACATCCGCCCGCTGTCCTACGCCAACCTCACCGAGTGGGCGCCGTCGGTCATGCGCGACGGGCGCATCATCTGGACCCGTTCCGAGTATCTGGACAAGGGCGCGGATTTCGGCCACACGCTCTGGGCCATCCACCCCGACGGCACCCAGCCGGAACTGGTCTTCGGCAACACCATCATCCAGCCCAACGGCTACGCGAACGGGCGCGAGGTGCCCGGCACCAACGAGGTCTGCTGCACCCTCATCTCCCATTTCGGCGACCTGAACGGGCCCGTCGCCCTGGTCAACATTGACCAGGGACGCTTCAATCCGGAGGCCATCACCAGCCTGACCCCCGAGGTGCCCTGGCCGGGCATGTGGCCGGACGAGGAATGTTTCCGCGACCCTGTGCCCGTCGCGCGCGACCTCTTCCTGGTCTCACACGCGCCCCGCGACCGTTTTTGCGTCTATGTGCTGGACCGTTTCGGCAACCGGGAGATACTTTACGCCGACCCGGACATCTCGTGCATGACCCCGACGCTGTTCCGAAAACAGGAGACGCCGCCGGTCATCGCCAGTTCCCTGCCCGAGGACGCGCCGCCTTTCGGCGAGTTTGTCCTCACCGATGTGGGGCGGGGGCTCGAACCCGCCGTCCCGGCGGAGCGTGTGAAATGGCTCGCCGTGTCGCAGGAGGTTCCCTCGGAGTTGGAGCAACTGCCGGACGGTTCGTACCGCAGGGACCACGAACCCTTCATGAACTGGTACGCCTCACCGGTGGACCTCGTCAACGGCCCCTACGGCTGGCCCACGTATGTCGCCAAGGCGCCCCTGGGCATCGTGCCCGTGTCACCGGACGGCTCGGTCCGGTTCAAGGCCCCCGCCGGGAAGGTTCTGTACTTTCACGTCCTTGACGAGAACTTCAACGAGCTCCAGCGCATGCGCAGCGTGGTGCAGTTGCAGCCCGGCGAAACCCGGAGTTGTGTCGGCTGCCATGAGAGCCGCCACAGCACCCCGGTCCGGCAGGATCGCCCCCTGGCCCGGCAGGCACTTGATCTGGAAGTGGCCCCTTGGGCGGGGGAGCCGTTTTCCTATGAGCGGGTGGTGCAGCCGGTGCTGGACGCGAAGTGTGTGTTGTGCCATGACCAGTACCATGAAAAGGGCCTGGACTTCCGGGGTGTGCTGGACAGGGACCGTGTGCCGGCGTCCTACCGCACGCTTATCACAAAGGGCCTGGTCAGTTACTGCGATTTCGGGTGGAACTCCGGCGGTTGCGAGAAAATAGAACCCCTCTCCGTGGGCACCCTGAAGAGCAGGCTTTGGGAGGTGCTTGACGGCGGCCACCATGATGTCCGGTTGACCACAGACCAGATGCGCCGCATCAAGACCTGGATAGACCTCAACTGCCCGCTCTGGCCCGACTATATGGACCGCAGGGAACGGCCGGCAAGGCCGGTGGGGGGGCAAACGGAATAA